TCAATAACATATAAATATTTTTATGGAATGCGAAAGAGGATTTGCAATGCTGATGTTGCTATTATTGCTGATATGATGGACTATCAGTATCATTTTGACTCAATAATTTTAGCAAGCGGTGACGGAGATTTTGAATATACGCTTAAAAAATTAGCTATAAAAGGAAAAAAATTATATTGTTTCTAATATAAGTTCAATTTTGGGAAAATTTCTTGAGAATTTCGAATTTAATGTTATCAATTTAGAAAAATCAGACCAAAGGTTGAACTGGTCTACAGTTAAATATTTAGAGGGAAAAGTTAATGATTAAAAAATTTACTTTCCCAATTTTTTTTGAAATTTTTATATGAAAATAAATTATAAAAAAGAATTGAACAATGAGCAATACAAAGTTGCAACCAAAGGGGACGGAGCTGTTTTAGTATTGGCTGGAGCTGGAAGTGGAAAAACAAGAGCCCTAACTTATCGCGTAGCTTATTTAATTGAAAATGGAATTAAACCAGAAAATATTTTATTGGTTACTTTTACAAATAAAGCCGCGAAAGAAATGTTAGACAGGGTTTGCCAGCTTTTAGGCAAAGAGCCAAAAAAAATCTGTGGCGGGACATTTCATCATATTGCCAATCGTTTATTAAGAAAATACGCGCAAGTTTTGGGATACAAAAACAACTTTACTATCTTAGATAGGGAAGACAGCTTATCTCTTTTAAAACAATGCTATGATGAATTAGTTGATGCTGATAAAAAAAGCAGATATTTTCCAAAAGCAAACATAATTTACAAAATAATCGGAATAGCGCGAAATAAAAAAATTCCAATAGAAGAAATAATAAAAAAAGATTATGATTATTTGACTGAACAAGAAATTAGTTCAATAAAAAATATTAGCGAAAAATACACAAAGAAAAAAAAGGGAATGAATTCCATGGATTTTGATGATTTGCTAATAAATTTATTAAAACTTTTGTCAGAAAATAAAGATATTAGAAAACATTTGTCTGAACAATTCAAATATGTTTTAGTTGACGAATATCAGGACACCAATAAAATACAAGCTGATATTGTTCAGGCGTTTGCGAGAGAGCATAAAAACATTTTAGCCGTAGGCGATGATTCCCAAAGCATTTATTCTTTTCGCGCCGCGGACATCTCTAACATTTTAGATTTTTCTAAAAATTTTCCGGATTCTAAAATTTATAAATTAGAAACAAATTATCGCAGTATTCCGCAAATTTTAGATTTGGCAAATTGCAGTATTTCTAATAATGAGAACAAATATCCAAAAAATTTAATAAGCGTAAAAGCAGGCGCTGAAAAACCTGTTTTTGTTTCATCTCGAGACAATAGAAAGCAGGCAAAATTCATTATTCAAGAAATTTCAAAGCTGCGAAATAAAGGAATAAACGCGAAAAATATTGCCGTGCTTTTCCGCTCGGCTTTTCAGGCCCTTGAGCTTGAACTTGCTTTAAGCCAAGAAGGAATCCAATATGTGATGAGGGGAGGAATACGATTTTTTGACCAAAAACATATAAAAGACATAATCGCTTATTTAAAAATTTTAGCGAATTTTCGCGATGAAATCGCTTGGTACAGAGTTTTACGGCTTTATGAAGGAATAGGTGCGCAAACTTCTCAAAAAATATTTAATCAAATTAAAGAATTCAGCAGTTTGGATGAGGCAACAACATTATTAGAATTTAAAACAGGAGAAAAAATTTCACAAAGTTTGAATTCTCTCTTTCATATTCTTAACAAAATAAATAAAATAGAAAAAAATTCAGTTGGCGAACTTGTAAAAATTATTTTGCAAAGCGGATATATGGATTATTTAAAAGCCAATTTTGATAACTTTTTGGACAGGACTGACGATTTAAAACAGCTAGCTGATTTTTCAATAAAGTCTGAAAGTTTGGACAATTTTTTATCAGAGCTCGCGTTATCAGAATCGTTTCAAAGCAAAAAAAACAACACTGTCCAAATGAATAAAGATGACCAAGAAAAACTTGTGCTTTCAACAATCCATCAGGCAAAAGGATTAGAATGGGACACTGTTTTTTTGATTAGTTTAGTGGACGGACAATTTCCGCATAGAAAAGTTTATGATTATCCGAATGAAATGGAGGAAGAAAGAAGACTTTTTTATGTTGCTGTCACAAGAAGTAAAAACAGGCTTTATATGACATATCCGACAATGAATAGCCAAAATATGAATTTAAATCAGCTGTCAACTTTTGTAAGCGAGCTTGATAAAAATCTTTTTAATGAAAAAGAATTTAACATCGGTTTTGACGGGCTTCCAATTATAGAATATGATTAAAGCAAAATTAAAAAAAACAACAATTGCTTTTGCGACTCTTGGCTGCAAAGTAAACCAATATGACACTCAGGCCTTAATTGATTTGGCAAAAAAGAACAATTATCAAATCGTTCCTTTCAATTCTATTGCTGATATTTATGTTGTTAACAGTTGCGCTGTTACTGAAAAAGCAGTTAGCAAATCGCGAAAAAAAATAAATCAGGCGCGCGCTAAAAATCCAAAAGCTAAAATTTTTTTATGCGGATGCTGGCCGCAAATAACAAATATTGATTTGCCGAATGTTGAAATAATCAGCGGAACAAACAAAAGAAAAAAATCTTTGACCTTAATAAAAAATAAAAAAACGATTAAAAAAATTTATCCTTATAAACAATCGCAAGAATTTGAGGAAATGGAAATTTCAAAATTTTTAGGACATTCGCGTGCGATAATTAAGATTCAAGACGGATGCGAACAATTTTGTTCATATTGTATAATCCCTTTTACAAGAGGCCCTTTGCGAAGCAGGAATTTTAAAAAAACAATAAAGCAGGCAAAAAAAATAAGCAAAAATGGTTATCAAGAAATCGTGTTAACAGGAATTCATTTAGGGCTTTATGGTTTTGATTTAAAAGAAAAAACTGATTTAACAAAATTGTTAAAACAGCTTGTTAAAATTCCAGAATTAAAAAGAATTAGATTAAGCTCCATAGAAGTTAGAGAAGTGAACAATAATTTAGTTCAGTTGATAAAAAACAATAAAAAAATTTGCTGTCATCTTCATATTCCTTTGCAAAGCGGATCAGATAAAATTTTAAAGCTGATGAATCGCCCGTACAATTCCGCATATTTTGTTGAAAAAATTAAAAAAATAAAAAAGAAGATTCCTGGCATTTCAATTACAACAGATGTGATTGTTGGTTTTCCAGACGAAACAGAAAAAAATTTTCAAGAGACTTATAATTTATGCGAAAAATTAGATTTTAGCAAAATTCATGTTTTTTCTTTTTCTCGCAGAAAAGAAACAAAGGCCTATGATTTTAATAATCAAATTAAAAAAGAAATAATTAAAAAAAGAAGCTTAAAATTAAGAAAATTAAGCGACAAATTAACAAAATCTTTTGCTAAAAAATTTATAAACAAAACTTTAGAAATTTTATCTCAAGGCAAAAAAAATGATTATTTCTTTGGCTTGTCAGATAATTATCTAAAAATCTGTTTCAAAGGCAAAACAAAAAACAATTTTGTTAATGTTAAAATTAAAAAAGTAGGGGTTCAAAATTTTGAACCTATATTAATAGGGGAAGTAAAAAGCTGATTTTTTTAACTTTTAAATTTAAAAATGGAATAATTTACGCAAGAATTAAATTATTAAAGAATAAATCAAACAAAGGAGGATATTTTGGCTAGAAAAAATGGCAAGAATGGCAAAAATGATCCGTCCAGACATCATATCATTCCATCTACTAGAGGCGGTGGAGATGAAAAAGAGAATATAAAAATGCTTCCAAGAGGATTTCATAATAACTGGCATGATGTTTTCGGAAATTTAACCCCGCTAGAATCAATTCAATTCATCAAAGAAGTTTTTCTTGATGAAATGAGTGAAACAGGGTTAACAAAAAAAAGGCCAAAAAGAAGGTGGAGATGGGACGAACTTTACAATCTTCAACTCTCTATACA
This genomic interval from Patescibacteria group bacterium contains the following:
- a CDS encoding NYN domain-containing protein, giving the protein MRERRNANLNKKNYLNAAKESKAEIIDISITYKYFYGMRKRICNADVAIIADMMDYQYHFDSIILASGDGDFEYTLKKLAIKGKKLYCF
- a CDS encoding ATP-dependent helicase, encoding MKINYKKELNNEQYKVATKGDGAVLVLAGAGSGKTRALTYRVAYLIENGIKPENILLVTFTNKAAKEMLDRVCQLLGKEPKKICGGTFHHIANRLLRKYAQVLGYKNNFTILDREDSLSLLKQCYDELVDADKKSRYFPKANIIYKIIGIARNKKIPIEEIIKKDYDYLTEQEISSIKNISEKYTKKKKGMNSMDFDDLLINLLKLLSENKDIRKHLSEQFKYVLVDEYQDTNKIQADIVQAFAREHKNILAVGDDSQSIYSFRAADISNILDFSKNFPDSKIYKLETNYRSIPQILDLANCSISNNENKYPKNLISVKAGAEKPVFVSSRDNRKQAKFIIQEISKLRNKGINAKNIAVLFRSAFQALELELALSQEGIQYVMRGGIRFFDQKHIKDIIAYLKILANFRDEIAWYRVLRLYEGIGAQTSQKIFNQIKEFSSLDEATTLLEFKTGEKISQSLNSLFHILNKINKIEKNSVGELVKIILQSGYMDYLKANFDNFLDRTDDLKQLADFSIKSESLDNFLSELALSESFQSKKNNTVQMNKDDQEKLVLSTIHQAKGLEWDTVFLISLVDGQFPHRKVYDYPNEMEEERRLFYVAVTRSKNRLYMTYPTMNSQNMNLNQLSTFVSELDKNLFNEKEFNIGFDGLPIIEYD
- the mtaB gene encoding tRNA (N(6)-L-threonylcarbamoyladenosine(37)-C(2))-methylthiotransferase MtaB; amino-acid sequence: MIKAKLKKTTIAFATLGCKVNQYDTQALIDLAKKNNYQIVPFNSIADIYVVNSCAVTEKAVSKSRKKINQARAKNPKAKIFLCGCWPQITNIDLPNVEIISGTNKRKKSLTLIKNKKTIKKIYPYKQSQEFEEMEISKFLGHSRAIIKIQDGCEQFCSYCIIPFTRGPLRSRNFKKTIKQAKKISKNGYQEIVLTGIHLGLYGFDLKEKTDLTKLLKQLVKIPELKRIRLSSIEVREVNNNLVQLIKNNKKICCHLHIPLQSGSDKILKLMNRPYNSAYFVEKIKKIKKKIPGISITTDVIVGFPDETEKNFQETYNLCEKLDFSKIHVFSFSRRKETKAYDFNNQIKKEIIKKRSLKLRKLSDKLTKSFAKKFINKTLEILSQGKKNDYFFGLSDNYLKICFKGKTKNNFVNVKIKKVGVQNFEPILIGEVKS